A DNA window from Leptospira selangorensis contains the following coding sequences:
- a CDS encoding DNA adenine methylase encodes MEKETQTSQPFLKWAGGKRWLIEKYPHLFKTEYKRLIEPFVGSGAVFFFLSPARAILNDSNTDLINTYISIKEDWKSVLKNLQKHQRNHSKEYYYTIRDREYVSRSAMAAKFIYLNRTCWNGLYRVNAKGSFNVPIGTRSSVILGNDDFEKVSNTLRKAKLFSNDFSKVIKDAKYGDFIFADPPYTVKHNNNGFIKYNESLFSWEDQLRLKEDLQSAVKRGAKALITNAFHPSIKELYKGFGEQIKIIRPSRIAANASARGYYEEVAIKCY; translated from the coding sequence TTGGAAAAGGAAACCCAAACATCACAACCATTTCTTAAGTGGGCAGGTGGAAAAAGATGGCTTATTGAAAAATATCCTCATTTATTTAAAACAGAATATAAAAGATTAATAGAGCCGTTTGTCGGAAGTGGAGCTGTTTTCTTTTTTTTAAGCCCAGCTAGAGCGATTCTCAATGATTCAAATACGGATCTAATAAATACATACATCTCAATAAAAGAAGATTGGAAAAGTGTTCTGAAAAATCTGCAAAAACATCAAAGAAACCATTCAAAGGAATATTATTATACTATTCGCGATAGAGAATACGTGAGTCGTTCAGCTATGGCTGCGAAATTCATTTACTTAAATAGGACATGCTGGAATGGGCTATATCGCGTAAATGCCAAAGGAAGTTTCAATGTGCCGATCGGAACTAGATCAAGTGTTATATTAGGGAATGATGATTTTGAGAAAGTTTCCAATACATTGCGAAAAGCAAAGTTATTTTCGAATGATTTTTCTAAAGTAATTAAAGACGCAAAATACGGAGACTTCATCTTTGCTGATCCACCTTACACAGTGAAACATAATAATAACGGATTTATTAAATATAATGAAAGCTTATTTTCCTGGGAAGATCAATTAAGATTAAAAGAAGATTTGCAATCAGCCGTTAAGAGAGGCGCAAAAGCACTTATTACGAATGCATTCCATCCGTCTATCAAAGAGCTTTACAAAGGCTTTGGCGAACAAATCAAAATCATTCGACCAAGCCGCATTGCAGCAAACGCATCCGCACGTGGCTATTATGAAGAGGTCGCAATAAAATGTTATTAG
- a CDS encoding acyl-CoA thioesterase produces the protein MQISKSFFYEIPVLWSQCDPNGHLNVGNFQVFLHEGRMVALEEAGLSFSQMKSENIGPMILRGETDYKAEIRYPDTALIETQFGEISGSRCKVFQKLIRKSDGKVSCESISHCIMFDFGKKRPWKYTDKFLEGLGVLGRLPR, from the coding sequence ATGCAAATCTCTAAATCATTCTTTTACGAAATCCCTGTCTTATGGAGCCAATGTGACCCGAATGGCCATTTGAATGTTGGGAACTTCCAAGTATTTCTTCATGAAGGGAGAATGGTTGCCTTGGAAGAAGCAGGTCTTTCTTTCTCTCAAATGAAATCCGAAAACATAGGCCCGATGATCCTAAGAGGAGAAACGGATTATAAGGCTGAAATTCGTTACCCGGATACCGCTTTGATAGAAACTCAATTCGGCGAGATCTCCGGCTCTAGATGTAAGGTGTTCCAAAAATTAATTCGAAAATCCGACGGCAAAGTTTCCTGCGAATCCATCTCCCACTGTATCATGTTCGATTTCGGCAAAAAAAGACCTTGGAAATATACGGATAAGTTCTTAGAGGGATTAGGAGTTTTAGGGCGGCTCCCTCGCTAA
- a CDS encoding DUF3995 domain-containing protein, with product MEKILGLITASVLFFLSALHIFWAFGGKLESITVIPETNGKPTFVPSRGLTLLVAFALFGFGAVALWSSGNIFSPNKTSAVFSLLIAFIFLGRAVGDFRLVGYFKKIKNTKFAKYDYLIYSPVCILLGISYLYLGWNNF from the coding sequence ATGGAAAAGATCTTAGGTTTAATCACAGCTTCCGTTCTATTCTTTTTATCCGCATTACATATCTTCTGGGCATTCGGCGGAAAATTGGAATCTATCACAGTAATTCCGGAAACAAACGGCAAACCAACATTTGTTCCAAGCAGAGGATTGACCTTACTTGTCGCATTTGCACTCTTTGGGTTCGGCGCAGTAGCACTTTGGTCTTCCGGAAATATTTTTTCTCCAAACAAAACAAGTGCAGTATTCTCTCTCTTAATCGCATTCATCTTTTTAGGAAGGGCCGTCGGAGATTTTAGATTGGTAGGCTATTTTAAAAAAATCAAAAATACTAAATTTGCAAAATACGATTATCTAATCTATTCACCCGTTTGTATTCTGTTAGGGATTTCTTATTTATATCTTGGCTGGAATAATTTCTAA
- a CDS encoding SGNH/GDSL hydrolase family protein, with amino-acid sequence MQKSKGLGKSLFVNLNRALLLLLIFPLTNCDKDPSSDTEKLISYLSKPSLAMYGDSIVASWPVEEQLSDFNVIKFAFPGVDTNRILSSIQNDNNRYNACLYEGGINDFLENYSPTQGQVDATLNRQIQGIQILLTRCEHVVALNLWNIKFPWPTLAVAMITAEMKKRITFVPRIDTELLIQDDMLTDGNHPNKNGYYILSKAVREQLQPFFPIMYLNE; translated from the coding sequence ATGCAGAAGTCAAAAGGCCTAGGGAAGAGTTTATTTGTAAACTTAAACCGGGCCTTACTTCTGCTCCTAATATTTCCTCTTACCAACTGTGATAAAGATCCGTCTTCCGATACTGAAAAATTAATCTCTTATCTTTCAAAACCTTCTTTGGCAATGTACGGGGACAGCATCGTAGCTTCCTGGCCTGTAGAAGAACAACTTTCCGATTTCAACGTGATTAAGTTTGCTTTTCCAGGCGTAGATACTAACCGAATTCTATCTTCCATACAAAATGACAACAATCGTTATAACGCTTGCCTGTATGAAGGAGGAATTAACGACTTTTTAGAGAATTATTCTCCAACTCAAGGCCAGGTAGACGCTACCCTAAACAGGCAGATCCAAGGTATACAGATACTTCTTACAAGATGCGAACATGTAGTCGCATTAAATCTTTGGAATATTAAATTTCCCTGGCCCACACTTGCTGTTGCGATGATCACCGCAGAAATGAAAAAAAGGATCACATTTGTCCCAAGAATAGATACAGAATTGCTGATCCAAGATGATATGTTGACCGACGGTAATCATCCCAATAAAAACGGATATTATATTCTCTCCAAAGCGGTCAGAGAGCAACTACAACCGTTCTTTCCCATTATGTATCTGAACGAATAA
- the tpx gene encoding thiol peroxidase, which produces MASVTLKGNPVQLEGKLLEVGAKAPDFHGTAKDLSTKSLKDYNGKVKILVSVPSLDTSVCAMETKKFHERATKLDGIVTVVVSGDLPFAMNRFCTMEGLDSPNLITLSQFRDFSFSKAYGTHIADGGLQGLSARAVFVLDKNDTVQYVELVPEIASEPNYEAAIGAAKKLV; this is translated from the coding sequence ATGGCAAGCGTCACTCTTAAAGGTAACCCAGTTCAACTCGAAGGAAAATTATTAGAAGTAGGTGCAAAGGCTCCCGACTTTCACGGGACAGCAAAAGACTTAAGCACCAAGTCTCTCAAAGATTATAACGGAAAAGTGAAAATCTTAGTTTCGGTCCCAAGTTTAGATACGTCCGTATGCGCAATGGAAACCAAAAAATTCCATGAAAGAGCAACTAAGTTAGATGGGATCGTAACCGTGGTTGTCTCCGGAGATCTTCCCTTTGCAATGAATCGTTTTTGCACTATGGAAGGATTGGATTCTCCGAATCTAATCACACTTTCTCAATTCAGGGACTTCTCCTTTTCAAAAGCGTACGGAACTCATATCGCGGACGGAGGTTTACAAGGTCTTTCCGCAAGAGCAGTTTTTGTTTTAGATAAGAATGATACTGTTCAATATGTGGAGTTAGTTCCGGAAATCGCGAGTGAGCCAAATTACGAAGCTGCGATCGGAGCTGCTAAAAAATTAGTTTAA
- the ilvB gene encoding biosynthetic-type acetolactate synthase large subunit, whose amino-acid sequence METITEKNKAWLREDKVPENGAELIVAYLKRRRIHNVYGIPGGANLPLYDALHNSGIRHILARHEQGGGFMAQGEARVTKKPAVCLASSGPGVTNLITAVADAKSDSIPLVAITGQVPLSLIGTDAFQEIDTYGLSLPITKKTYMVRSVSELIRVLPEAFQIAEGPRPGPVWIDVPKDIQASPISLSMSQIESIWSSQEETNSPKIFISEADKLRFYSLLENSKKPVLYIGGGVKGSGSEDLILQLAESQDIPVVCTLMGLDSFSQTHELSLGMLGMHGAPYTNRLLSESDLLLALGVRFDDRATGKLETFCPNAKVIHVDIDYKEIGKLRKPDFGFCSDLKYFLENMGEFPIHKREEWKEQIRSYKKLYPLNSVTASKGFSPQDIILSVAKILGPNARISTDVGQHQMWVAQYYPFQKSGTFLTSGGLGTMGFGLPAAIGASLADPNSKIVCFSGDGSILMNIQELDTLSELQSDLKIIIFDNRNLGLVRQQQNLFYGSRYNGSAYPSHSKFSKIANAFGISSLDLGEEGRSLEDLETFLKEKGPGLIVVPIDQDLQVLPMVPPGKSNLEMLLG is encoded by the coding sequence ATGGAAACGATTACTGAAAAAAACAAGGCCTGGCTTAGAGAAGATAAGGTTCCTGAGAATGGAGCCGAACTGATCGTTGCTTATTTAAAAAGAAGAAGGATCCATAATGTATATGGGATCCCTGGCGGCGCCAATCTGCCATTATACGATGCGCTTCATAATAGTGGAATACGTCATATTCTAGCAAGACATGAACAGGGTGGAGGATTTATGGCTCAAGGAGAAGCCAGAGTCACTAAAAAACCTGCAGTTTGTCTGGCTTCCTCCGGTCCAGGAGTTACAAATCTGATTACCGCAGTTGCGGATGCAAAATCGGATTCTATACCGTTAGTCGCAATTACCGGCCAAGTGCCTTTATCTCTCATTGGAACGGATGCTTTCCAAGAGATAGATACTTACGGATTATCTTTACCTATTACTAAAAAAACTTATATGGTTCGCTCCGTATCGGAACTTATTCGCGTTTTGCCGGAAGCATTTCAAATCGCAGAAGGCCCGAGGCCCGGCCCAGTTTGGATAGATGTTCCTAAGGATATACAGGCTTCTCCAATTTCACTTTCTATGTCCCAGATAGAATCTATTTGGAGTTCTCAGGAAGAAACGAATTCTCCTAAGATCTTTATATCTGAAGCGGATAAACTTAGATTTTATTCTTTATTAGAAAATTCTAAAAAGCCCGTTTTGTATATAGGCGGGGGAGTTAAAGGTTCAGGCTCGGAGGATCTGATCTTACAATTGGCAGAGTCACAAGACATTCCGGTAGTTTGTACTTTGATGGGTTTGGATTCTTTTTCCCAAACTCATGAATTGTCTTTGGGAATGCTTGGAATGCATGGCGCTCCTTATACGAATCGATTATTGTCGGAATCGGATCTTCTTTTGGCGCTTGGAGTTCGTTTTGATGATAGGGCTACGGGAAAATTAGAAACATTCTGCCCGAATGCAAAAGTGATCCATGTGGACATTGATTATAAGGAAATCGGAAAATTAAGAAAACCTGATTTTGGATTTTGTTCCGATCTGAAATACTTTTTAGAAAATATGGGAGAATTTCCGATTCATAAAAGAGAAGAATGGAAAGAACAGATCCGTTCTTATAAAAAATTATATCCTTTAAATTCGGTTACTGCATCTAAAGGTTTTTCTCCTCAGGACATTATTTTATCCGTTGCAAAAATTTTGGGGCCGAATGCAAGGATTAGTACTGATGTAGGCCAACACCAGATGTGGGTGGCTCAATATTATCCATTCCAAAAAAGCGGGACTTTTTTGACTTCTGGAGGATTGGGCACTATGGGTTTTGGTCTGCCTGCAGCGATTGGAGCATCGCTTGCAGATCCTAATTCCAAGATCGTTTGTTTTTCCGGAGATGGATCTATACTGATGAATATCCAGGAACTGGATACTTTGAGTGAGTTACAATCGGATCTTAAAATTATAATATTCGATAATAGAAATCTGGGACTGGTTCGCCAACAGCAGAATCTATTTTATGGAAGTAGATATAATGGGAGCGCTTATCCTTCTCATTCTAAGTTTTCTAAGATCGCAAATGCTTTCGGGATTTCTAGTTTAGATCTGGGAGAAGAAGGCAGAAGTTTAGAAGATCTGGAAACTTTTCTGAAAGAGAAGGGGCCAGGACTGATCGTTGTTCCGATTGATCAGGATCTTCAGGTTCTTCCGATGGTTCCTCCCGGAAAAAGTAATTTGGAGATGCTCTTAGGTTGA
- a CDS encoding anthranilate synthase component I family protein — protein MSIEIQNIRKETNSLFPRPILRPFPLKEEDVLEYFQKLMEETEIAVLFESLGPESDNSRYSFISGFPKRLFKAKGDKLECDGNEIGKGNPYQLFSEIFPPRKSFLEYTEAGGGGLYGYLSYEAANDMEPSLQLKEHPKFPKFCFAWMEDGILLDRRTGESKYFHYGTDRYSLFEEIYKKKTPDKGIFRSLDFGFSKTKEEHRSMVDEVLEEIRNGNTFQCQVGFRKTFLIGEGETALARKKGDFELYKSVRKINPSPFMFFMSFPGEVHLGASPELLFRLKDGLAESFPLAGTIRRGTNEEEDQKFALQLLSDPKEIAEHNMLVDLHRNDLGRVSKFGTVKVRDSFALKRFSHVQHLSTEVSGILRAGQDMFSGLASSFPTGTLSGAPKIESMKIIHRIENDPRGPYGGAVGRFGFDGNCSFCIPIRSYFRKEEEAVIRASGGIVMDSDPDAEYQEIGHKLGAVLKAMEAAQ, from the coding sequence ATGTCCATAGAAATACAAAATATCAGAAAAGAAACAAATTCACTTTTTCCAAGGCCTATCTTGAGACCTTTTCCCCTAAAGGAAGAAGACGTTTTGGAATATTTTCAAAAACTAATGGAGGAAACCGAAATAGCGGTCCTATTCGAAAGTTTAGGACCTGAATCGGATAATTCCAGATATAGTTTTATTTCGGGTTTTCCAAAGAGGTTATTCAAGGCAAAGGGAGACAAATTGGAATGTGACGGAAATGAGATCGGTAAAGGAAATCCATACCAGTTATTCTCCGAAATTTTTCCTCCTAGAAAATCTTTCTTAGAATATACCGAGGCGGGGGGAGGCGGCCTATACGGGTACCTTTCTTATGAGGCTGCAAATGATATGGAGCCAAGTCTACAACTGAAAGAACATCCTAAATTTCCTAAGTTCTGTTTCGCTTGGATGGAAGATGGTATCCTTTTGGACAGAAGAACAGGTGAGTCCAAATACTTTCATTACGGAACGGATAGATATTCCTTGTTTGAGGAAATTTACAAAAAGAAAACTCCTGATAAAGGAATATTCCGATCCCTAGATTTTGGTTTTTCTAAAACGAAAGAAGAACATAGATCCATGGTGGATGAGGTTTTAGAAGAGATCCGAAACGGAAATACATTCCAATGCCAGGTAGGTTTTAGAAAAACATTTTTAATAGGAGAAGGTGAGACTGCCTTAGCCAGAAAAAAAGGAGATTTCGAATTATATAAATCGGTCCGAAAAATAAATCCTTCTCCGTTTATGTTTTTCATGAGTTTCCCGGGAGAAGTGCATTTAGGTGCAAGTCCCGAACTTTTATTTAGATTAAAAGACGGACTCGCTGAAAGTTTTCCATTAGCAGGAACCATCCGAAGAGGAACAAACGAAGAAGAAGATCAAAAGTTTGCACTTCAACTTCTATCGGACCCGAAAGAGATCGCAGAACATAATATGCTTGTGGATCTACATCGAAACGATCTGGGAAGAGTTTCCAAATTCGGAACCGTAAAGGTGAGAGATTCTTTTGCTCTTAAAAGGTTCAGTCATGTACAGCATCTATCTACTGAGGTTTCAGGTATTCTCCGGGCAGGCCAGGATATGTTTTCAGGATTAGCCTCTTCTTTTCCGACAGGGACGTTAAGCGGTGCTCCTAAAATAGAATCCATGAAGATCATTCATAGGATTGAAAATGATCCGAGAGGACCTTATGGAGGTGCTGTAGGAAGATTCGGCTTTGACGGAAATTGTTCCTTCTGTATTCCAATCCGAAGTTATTTCAGAAAAGAAGAAGAAGCAGTGATTCGAGCCTCCGGAGGTATCGTTATGGATTCGGATCCGGACGCGGAATACCAGGAGATCGGTCATAAATTAGGAGCAGTTTTGAAAGCGATGGAGGCAGCTCAATGA
- a CDS encoding anthranilate synthase component II, with protein sequence MKVLLVDHHDSFSYNLFQLVGEILEEEFPYRFRLDVIRQNETDISKILKEKYDRILLSPGPGTPEDPEYFGCSMEILKQLGGEIPILGVCLGMQGIAHFAGANIIKAEYPMHGKISEIKTDGKGVFQDLPSDLKVMRYHSLVVDENSLGKEWERTAYAGSEPMGIRNQGKKMEGVQFHPESFATEGGRKMLSNFLI encoded by the coding sequence ATGAAAGTACTATTAGTAGATCATCATGATTCTTTTTCTTATAACCTATTCCAACTCGTAGGAGAAATATTGGAAGAAGAGTTTCCTTATAGATTTAGATTGGATGTGATCCGTCAGAACGAAACGGATATTTCCAAAATTTTGAAGGAAAAATACGATAGAATTTTACTTTCTCCTGGGCCTGGAACTCCGGAGGATCCCGAATATTTTGGCTGTTCTATGGAAATCCTAAAACAGTTGGGAGGAGAAATCCCGATCTTAGGAGTTTGTCTTGGAATGCAAGGGATAGCTCATTTTGCAGGAGCAAATATTATAAAAGCAGAATATCCTATGCACGGTAAAATTTCCGAGATTAAAACGGACGGAAAGGGAGTTTTCCAAGATCTTCCTTCCGATCTAAAGGTAATGAGGTATCATTCTTTGGTGGTAGATGAAAATTCTCTCGGAAAAGAATGGGAAAGAACTGCTTATGCAGGTTCGGAACCTATGGGGATCCGCAATCAAGGGAAAAAAATGGAAGGTGTTCAATTTCATCCAGAGTCTTTCGCGACCGAAGGAGGAAGGAAAATGCTTTCTAATTTTCTAATATAA
- a CDS encoding hybrid sensor histidine kinase/response regulator produces the protein MENLPYSVAPLPENEKERVQALKRYRILDTPPEEKYDGIIKAASLICGTPMALVSLIDSERQWFKARMGIKDQETPRRESFCQFALYENKTLVVEDAQKDPRFQQNPFVLNDPNIRFYAGAPLRTPDGYVLGTLCVLDSQPKTITEAEIQALEALATSVVSFMELDAKSQSLIQLQSVALELQKAKEQFFINMNHELRTPVHGILGMVDLLHQTNNPELQKEYLDSLTESSEHLIRLINDVIDFSKAESGSLHFSFKEFDLISLLERYAEEASDKAFKKGLAFKTILPPARENIDVKSDSIRVRQILSNLVSNALKFTEKGGVTVELDILKESETEITLSLNVKDTGIGIEAHRIPTLFEAFSQADISISRKYGGTGLGLSICKRVCEALDWNISVESEVGKGSKFVLELTLPKANLVEKVKIAESKNRINFDFSEHKDLKILIAEDNLVNQRLIQKMLEKLGLSSAVVSNGIDALAYWEENDLDLLLLDIQMPELSGLEVARILKKKPSTRKVPWIIAVTAHDSTEDRKACAEAGMDDYLGKPFRIEDLGERIQEFLKVLPSSLAS, from the coding sequence ATGGAAAATCTTCCTTATAGCGTCGCTCCCCTCCCTGAAAACGAAAAAGAAAGGGTACAAGCATTAAAACGTTATAGAATTCTCGATACACCGCCCGAGGAAAAATACGACGGAATCATAAAAGCAGCATCCCTAATTTGTGGGACACCCATGGCCTTGGTTTCACTGATCGATTCAGAAAGGCAATGGTTCAAGGCCAGAATGGGTATAAAGGACCAGGAAACTCCCCGGAGAGAATCTTTTTGCCAATTCGCACTCTATGAAAACAAAACCTTGGTCGTAGAAGACGCTCAAAAAGATCCAAGATTCCAACAAAATCCTTTTGTACTCAACGATCCGAATATTAGATTTTATGCAGGTGCTCCTTTAAGAACTCCTGATGGTTATGTTTTAGGTACTTTATGCGTATTAGATTCTCAACCTAAAACTATAACCGAAGCAGAGATACAAGCATTAGAAGCATTGGCAACATCTGTAGTTTCTTTTATGGAATTGGATGCGAAATCCCAGTCATTGATCCAATTACAGTCTGTAGCTTTAGAATTACAAAAAGCTAAAGAACAATTCTTCATCAATATGAACCACGAACTTAGAACTCCAGTACATGGTATTCTAGGAATGGTGGATCTATTACACCAAACGAACAATCCAGAGCTTCAAAAGGAATATCTGGATTCCTTAACTGAAAGTTCGGAACATCTGATCCGATTGATCAATGATGTAATCGATTTTAGTAAAGCAGAATCAGGCTCATTACATTTTAGTTTTAAAGAATTCGATTTAATCTCTCTTTTAGAAAGATACGCAGAAGAGGCATCCGACAAAGCCTTCAAGAAAGGATTAGCATTCAAAACGATTCTTCCCCCTGCGAGAGAAAATATTGATGTAAAATCTGACTCTATCCGAGTCAGACAAATTCTTTCTAATTTAGTTTCTAACGCGCTTAAGTTCACCGAAAAAGGTGGAGTCACTGTAGAGTTGGATATATTAAAGGAAAGTGAAACAGAGATCACTCTTTCTTTGAATGTAAAAGATACAGGCATAGGTATAGAAGCACATCGTATCCCAACCTTATTCGAGGCATTTTCTCAAGCCGATATTTCTATTTCTAGAAAATATGGCGGAACAGGTTTAGGACTTTCTATCTGCAAACGGGTCTGTGAGGCATTGGATTGGAATATATCCGTAGAAAGTGAAGTAGGTAAAGGTTCTAAATTTGTTTTAGAATTAACTCTTCCAAAAGCGAATCTCGTCGAAAAAGTTAAAATCGCTGAATCTAAAAATCGGATTAATTTCGATTTCTCCGAACATAAAGATCTGAAAATCCTTATAGCAGAAGATAATCTTGTTAACCAAAGATTGATCCAAAAGATGTTGGAAAAATTAGGATTAAGTAGTGCTGTCGTTTCCAACGGAATAGATGCATTAGCATATTGGGAAGAGAATGATCTGGATCTTCTTCTTTTAGATATACAAATGCCAGAGTTGAGCGGACTCGAAGTAGCAAGGATCTTAAAGAAAAAACCTAGCACCAGAAAAGTCCCTTGGATCATAGCAGTTACCGCCCATGACAGTACCGAAGATAGGAAAGCTTGCGCAGAAGCTGGAATGGATGACTATCTAGGAAAACCTTTCCGGATAGAAGATTTGGGAGAAAGGATCCAGGAATTTTTAAAAGTCCTTCCTTCCTCCCTGGCTTCCTGA
- a CDS encoding LIC13081 family protein — MATTTIAFTVPISLSRAFDYVSNFERLPDWSGNILSFKKNESTPGFQVKTKIWFFTCKFEYQILESKYPSRLVMKIKSRFSDQTETFSFYPDPKGSDTDTKILFTSQMELSGFSKVFRSWIFSKVFENTRKDIRKLQEILSQGKTLGIRNFQVIHD; from the coding sequence ATGGCGACGACTACTATTGCTTTTACTGTGCCGATTTCTTTGAGCAGAGCGTTCGATTACGTTTCTAATTTCGAACGTTTACCTGACTGGTCGGGAAATATTCTCTCCTTTAAGAAAAATGAAAGTACTCCCGGTTTTCAAGTGAAAACTAAGATTTGGTTTTTCACATGTAAGTTCGAATACCAAATCTTAGAATCGAAGTATCCTAGTAGATTGGTGATGAAGATCAAAAGTAGATTTTCAGATCAGACTGAGACCTTCTCCTTTTATCCCGATCCTAAAGGTTCCGATACGGATACTAAGATCCTTTTTACAAGCCAAATGGAATTATCCGGATTTTCTAAAGTTTTTCGATCCTGGATATTTTCCAAGGTGTTCGAAAATACAAGAAAAGACATCCGAAAACTACAAGAGATACTTTCCCAGGGTAAAACCTTAGGAATTCGTAATTTTCAGGTGATACATGATTGA
- a CDS encoding pirin family protein — protein sequence MGFRRITGTRIAEKTMEGGGFPVRRPFPVPQFSYWDPFLLLDEMGPVVYEPGKAIGAPDHPHRGFETVTYLLSGEMEHRDSWGHAGKLKEGGIQWMTAGAGLVHSELPSADFQSRGGRMHGFQIWVNLPRDKKLISPNYQEMDSSELPVAEKDGVWAKVIAGDLWGTNAIIQTQTPIVFFHLKLSPGSYAEVPVPKDYNILAYPFVGEGTVIDADAEHDLVEGETVFYQGGEGSIGLRAPENFAWEVLILGGQPLNEPVARYGPFVMSTPQEIQQAFEDYSAGKMGTI from the coding sequence ATGGGTTTTAGACGAATAACCGGAACAAGAATCGCCGAAAAAACTATGGAAGGTGGAGGATTTCCAGTCCGAAGACCATTCCCAGTTCCGCAATTTTCTTATTGGGACCCCTTTTTACTTTTGGATGAAATGGGACCTGTTGTTTACGAACCTGGCAAGGCTATAGGTGCTCCTGATCATCCTCATAGAGGTTTCGAGACCGTTACGTATCTTTTATCCGGAGAGATGGAACATAGAGATTCCTGGGGACATGCCGGAAAATTAAAAGAAGGTGGCATACAATGGATGACCGCCGGTGCCGGGCTTGTGCATTCGGAACTTCCTTCCGCTGATTTTCAATCTAGAGGTGGAAGAATGCATGGATTCCAGATCTGGGTTAATCTCCCAAGGGATAAAAAACTTATTTCCCCGAATTATCAGGAAATGGATTCATCCGAGCTACCTGTGGCAGAAAAAGACGGCGTTTGGGCAAAGGTAATTGCAGGGGACCTTTGGGGAACCAATGCGATCATCCAAACTCAAACCCCGATTGTATTCTTCCATTTGAAACTTTCTCCAGGTTCTTATGCGGAAGTTCCTGTGCCAAAAGATTATAATATTCTGGCATACCCGTTCGTTGGCGAAGGTACCGTAATCGATGCAGATGCTGAGCATGATCTAGTAGAAGGTGAGACTGTATTTTACCAAGGCGGAGAAGGTAGTATAGGCCTTCGCGCCCCCGAAAATTTTGCCTGGGAAGTTTTGATCCTAGGAGGACAACCTCTGAATGAACCTGTGGCACGTTATGGCCCTTTTGTGATGAGCACTCCTCAGGAAATACAACAGGCTTTTGAGGATTATTCCGCGGGAAAAATGGGGACAATATAA